The Enterobacter asburiae genomic sequence ACGCATCTGGTCCGGTGAATCTCCGCTGTGGCTGCTGCTTTTGCCGCTCTCCTGGCTATATGGCCTGGTGAGCGGCGCTATCCGTCTGCTATACCGCCTGGGGCTGAAGCGTGCCTGGCGCGCGCCGGTTCCGGTTGTGGTTGTCGGTAATCTTACGGCGGGCGGCAACGGTAAAACGCCGGTGGTGATCTGGCTGGTGGAGCAATTGCAAAAACGCGGTATCCGCCCGGGGGTGGTATCGCGCGGGTATGGTGGTAAAGCGGCGCGTTATCCGCTGCTGCTGACGGCGGAAACCACGACTGCCGAAGCGGGTGATGAACCGGTATTGATTTTCCAGCGTACCGGCGCACCGGTTGCGGTCTCCCCGGTGCGCAGCGACGCCGTTCAGGCTCTGCTTGCCGAACACGCGGTACAAATCATTATCACTGACGATGGCCTGCAGCATTACGCCCTGGCGCGTGATAAAGAGATTGTGGTCATCGACGGTGTTCGCCGTTTCGGTAACGGCTGGTGGCTGCCGGCTGGCCCCATGCGCGAACGCGCTTCGCGTCTTAAGTCCGTTGATGCGGTGATTGTTAACGGCGGTGAGGCAAACGCGGGTGAAATCCCGATGCACCTTCAGCCGGGTCTGGCGATCAACCTGGTGACGGGGGAACGCCGGTCGGTTGCTGAGCTGCCTTCACCGGTGGCGATGGCGGGGATTGGCCATCCGCCGCGCTTCTTCGCGACGCTGGAACAGTGTGGTGCCCGGCTTGAAAAACGCGTTCCGCTGGCCGACCACCAGGCGCTGGTGGAAGGGCAGGTAGACGCCCTGACCGTACCCGGGCAGTCTCTGATCATGACCGAAAAAGATGCGGTGAAATGCCGTGCCTTCGCGAAAGAAAACTGGTGGTATCTGCCGGTTGACGCTGAACTCAGCGGCGAGCAGCCGGAACGTTTGCTCAAGGAACTGATTGCGTTGGTGAAATAAACGCTTACGCGGTTCTGGTGGCGCTTTGACTGACAGGAAAAAGCATGTCTTTACCGCAACTCTCACTTTCAGCCGCACGTCATTTACACCTTGCCGCGCAGGGGCTGCTTAAAAAGCCCCGCCGCCGCGCGCAGCCTGCCGATATTCTCTCGACCGTTCAGCGCATGTCGCTGCTTCAAATCGACACCATTAACATTGTTGCCCGTAGCCCTTACCTGGTTCTGTTTAGCCGTCTGGGAAATTATCCTTCGCAGTGGCTGGATGAGGCGCTCAGCAAAGGGGAGTTAATGGAGTACTGGGCGCACGAAGCCTGCTTCCTGCCCCGCAGCGATTTTGCCCTGGTTCGCCACCGTATGCTTGCCCCGGAAAAGATGGGCTGGAAATACCGTCAGGCGTGGATGCTGGAACATGCGGCTGAAATTGAGCAGCTTATCGCGCATATTCAGGATAACGGTCCCGTACGCTCCGCCGATTTTGAACACCCGCGCAAAGGCACCAGCGGCTGGTGGGAGTGGAAGCCGCATAAACGTCATCTCGAAGGGCTGTTTACCTCTGGCAAAGTCATGGTGATTGAGCGGCGTAATTTTCAGCGCGTCTACGACCTGACGCATCGCGTGATGCCGCACTGGGACGACGAGCGTGACCTGCTTACCCAGGAGGCGGCCGAGGCCATCATGCTGGAGAACAGCGCACGCAGCTTGGGGATTTTCCGCACGCAATGGCTGGCAGACTATTACCGCCTTCGCCAGCCCGCGCTGAAACCGCTGCTGGACATCTGGCAACGCGAACAGCGCGTCATTCCCGTCACGGTGGAAACGCTGGGCGAAATGTGGCTGCATGCGGATCTCCTCCCGCTACTGCCTCAGGCCCTGGAGGGGAAACTTCAGGCAACCCACAGTGCGGTGTTGTCGCCTTTCGACCCGGTCGTCTGGGACAGAAAACGCGCCGAGCAGCTGTTCGATTTTAGCTACCGGCTGGAATGTTATACCCCGGCCCCAAAGCGCCAGTATGGTTACTTTGTACTCCCGCTGCTGCATAAGGGGCAACTGGTCGGGCGCATGGACGCCAAAATGCACCGCAAGACCGGCACGCTTGAAATCATTGCGCTTTATCTGGAAGAGGGCATCAGGGTGACGGCGAGCCTGGAAAAAGGGTTAACGTCCGCCATTAGCGAATTCGCGTGCTGGCAGGGTGCCCGCGACGTGACGCTGGGCCGGGTACCCGACGGGCTGTTTACATCCTGTCGAAGTGGCTGGGAAACAGGCACTCCCTGAAAAGGGAATGTGTTAAGCTTTAGCGATTACCCATACGGAGGAACTATGGATCACCGTTTACTTGAAATTATTGCCTGCCCGGTATGCAACGGCAAACTCTACTACAGCCAGGACAAACAGGAGCTGATCTGCAAGCTGGACAGCCTGGCTTTCCCGCTGCGTGACGGCATTCCGGTACTTCTGGAAAATGAAGCTCGTTCCCTGGTGGCAGAAGAGAGCAAACCATGAGTTTTGTTGTCATTATTCCTGCGCGTTATGCCTCAACGCGTCTGCCGGGTAAACCGCTGGTGGATATCAACGGCAAGCCGATGATTGTGCATGTCCTTGAGCGTGCGCGTGAATCCGGTGCCGATCGCGTGATTGTTGCTACCGATCATCCTGACGTCGCCCGTGCGGTTGAGGCAGCAGGCGGTGAGGTATGCATGACCCGCGCCGATCACCAGTCCGGCACCGAGCGTCTGGCGGAAGTGGTTGAGAAATGTGGCTTCAGTGATGATACGGTCATCGTTAACGTGCAGGGTGACGAGCCGATGATTCCGGCGGTGATTATCCGTCAGGTGGCAGAAAACCTGGCTCAGCGTCAGGTTGGTATGGCGACGCTCGCGGTGCCTATTCACCACGCTGAAGAGGCATTCAATCCGAATGCGGTGAAGGTGGTCATGGATGCCGAAGGCTATGCGCTCTATTTCTCACGCGCCACCATCCCGTGGGATCGCGATCGCTTTGCGCTCTCTAAAGAGACCATCGGCGATACCTTCCTGCGTCATATTGGGATCTACGGCTATCGGGCCGGTTTTATCCGTCGATATGTTACCTGGGCGCCGAGTCCGCTGGAGCATATCGAAATGCTGGAACAGCTTCGCGTGCTCTGGTACGGCGAAAAAATTCACGTTGCCGTTGCCAGCGAAGTGCCTGGAACGGGCGTTGATACGCCGGAAGATCTTGAGCGCGTCCGCGCCGAGCTGCGCTAATATCGCCTGCATCCCTCCTGACGGGGGGATGTCCTCTCCCCATTAATTCCCGTTTCTTTTTCCCTAATTGATCTCTTCCGGGTGACATCTCCCTTAAGGACGCTCATTATAAAAGCAGTAGTCTTAATGGGGGTAATCTCATATGGAACAGCTGCGTGCCGAACTTAGCCATCTGCTGGGTGAGAAATTAAGTCGGATCGAATGCGTGAGTGAAAAGGCCGATACCGCGCTTTGGTCGTTGTATGACGGTCAGGGCAACCCAATGCCGCTGATGGCCAGAAGTTTCACCTCGCCGGGCGTTGCCAGACAGCTTGCATGGAAAATGTCGATGCTGGCGCGGGAGGGAACCGTCCGGATGCCGACGGTGTACGGCGTGATGACCCACGAGGAACATCCCGGCCCGGACGTGCTGCTGATTGAGCGTTTACGCGGCGTGCCCGTTGAAGCGCCCGCGCGCACGCCGGAACGCTGGGAGCAGTTAAAAGACCAGATTGTCGAGGCGCTGCTGGCCTGGCATCGTCAGGATAGCCGCGGGCTTGTCGGTCCGGTCGACAGCACTCAGGAAAACCTGTGGCCGCTGTGGTATCGCCAGCGGGTGGAAGTGCTGTGGGGAACGCTTAACCAGTTCAACAATACCGGTTTAACCATGCAGGACAAACGTATTCTGTTTCGCACCCGCGAGTGCTTACCGGCGCTGTTCGACGGTTTTAATGACAACTGCGTGCTGATCCACGGTAATTTCACCCTGCGAAGCATGCTCAAAGACTCCCGTAGCGATCAGCTTCTGGCGATGTTGGGGCCGGGGATCATGCTCTGGGCTCCGCGCGAATACGAGCTGTTCAGGCTCAGCGACAGCGGGGCGGCGGAAGGTTTGCTGTGGCACTACCTTCAACGCGCGCCCGTTGCAGAAGCGTTTCTCTGGAGGCGCTGGCTTTACCTGCTCTGGGACGAAGTCGCGCAGCTGGTCAACACCGGACGTTTTAATCGCGCAAATTTCGATCTGGCAACAAAATCACTCCTGCCCTGGCTCGCCTGACGATCCTTTCAGCCACTGCCAGAGGCGTCCGAGCGTCTCATAACCGACGCGATCGCTGTGCATCAGCCACGCCGGGGATGGGATCGCCCGTTCCCACGGGTTAAGCGGCGCGTCGATGGCCATCTGGTTTGCCGGTGCGGGAAGCGGATGCAGGCCTTGCTTCTGGAAGAAAATCATCGCGCGTGGCAGGTGTGAGGCGGAGGTCACCAGTAAGAACGGGACATCGCCAATTGCCTGCTTCACTGCGGCAGCCTCTTCTTCGGTATCTTTTGGGCTGTCCAGAGTGATAATTGAGGAGCGCGGCACGCCGAGTGATTCTGCGACCCTGGCGCCCGCTTCAGCCGTACTCACCGGGTTCGTTTTGGCTGCCGCGCCGGTGAAGATCATTTTTGATCCCGGATTTGCCAGCCAGAGGCGAATGCCTTCGTTTAGCCGTGGCAGGCTGTTGTTGATCAGGTTTGAACTGGGCGCCCAGTCAGGATCCCAGGTATATCCACCGCCCAGCACCACGATGTACGCCACTTTCTGATTTCCCTGCCATGTTGGGTACTTGTTTTCGATGGGTCGTAGCAGACCATCCGCGACCGGCTGCAGGCTCAGCAGCAGCATAACAAACCAGCCGAGCGTGATAAGCGTTTTGCCACTCTTCTGGAAGCGACTGAACCACACCAGCGCCAGCCCCAGCGCGATGATGATGAGCAGCAGCGGAAGGGGAAGCATCATCCCTCCAAAGTATTTCTTAAGGGTAAAAAGCATCCTTTTTGGTTCCTTTTTTGACCATATAGCAGGTGATTACCCGTGATATTACACCAGAGAGGTTCATTCTCCGCGCGGGTGTGACAAAATAGCGGTTTTGCAGTTAGCGAGTGGAACTCTCCCAATGCGGGATCGCAATTTTGATGACATCGCGGAAAAGTTTTCGCGCAACATTTATGGCACCACGAAAGGGCAGCTCCGTCAGACGATCCTCTGGCAGGATCTGGACACCATCCTGGCTACCTTTGGCGGGCAAACGTTGCGCGTGCTGGACGCCGGTGGCGGTGAAGGGCAGACGGCGATAAAAATGGCCGAGCGCGGTCATCACGTCACTCTTTGCGATCTTTCTGCTGAAATGGTCGCCCGCGCGACGCGTGCTGCAGAAGAGAAAGGTGTGAGCGACAACATGCATTTTATACAATGCGCCGCTCAGGACATCGCGCAGCATTTGGAAACCCAGGTTGATCTGATATTGTTTCATGCGGTGCTGGAGTGGGTTGCCGATCCGCAAAGCGTGTTACAAACCCTGTGGTCGATGTTGCGCCCGGGCGGCACGCTGTCGCTGATGTTCTACAATGCTAACGGCTTCCTGATGCACAACATGGTTGCAGGAAACTTCGACTATGTGCAGGTCGGGATGCCCAAAAAGAAAAAGCGCACGCTTTCCCCGGACTATCCGCGCGATCCACAGCAGGTTTATGGCTGGCTGGAAGCGATTGGCTGGCAGATCGTCGGGAAGACGGGCGTCAGGGTGTTTCATGATTATCTGCGTGAAAAACACAAACAGCGTGACTGTTTTGACACCTTAACAGAATTAG encodes the following:
- the lpxK gene encoding tetraacyldisaccharide 4'-kinase, with the protein product MIARIWSGESPLWLLLLPLSWLYGLVSGAIRLLYRLGLKRAWRAPVPVVVVGNLTAGGNGKTPVVIWLVEQLQKRGIRPGVVSRGYGGKAARYPLLLTAETTTAEAGDEPVLIFQRTGAPVAVSPVRSDAVQALLAEHAVQIIITDDGLQHYALARDKEIVVIDGVRRFGNGWWLPAGPMRERASRLKSVDAVIVNGGEANAGEIPMHLQPGLAINLVTGERRSVAELPSPVAMAGIGHPPRFFATLEQCGARLEKRVPLADHQALVEGQVDALTVPGQSLIMTEKDAVKCRAFAKENWWYLPVDAELSGEQPERLLKELIALVK
- a CDS encoding winged helix-turn-helix domain-containing protein, whose translation is MSLPQLSLSAARHLHLAAQGLLKKPRRRAQPADILSTVQRMSLLQIDTINIVARSPYLVLFSRLGNYPSQWLDEALSKGELMEYWAHEACFLPRSDFALVRHRMLAPEKMGWKYRQAWMLEHAAEIEQLIAHIQDNGPVRSADFEHPRKGTSGWWEWKPHKRHLEGLFTSGKVMVIERRNFQRVYDLTHRVMPHWDDERDLLTQEAAEAIMLENSARSLGIFRTQWLADYYRLRQPALKPLLDIWQREQRVIPVTVETLGEMWLHADLLPLLPQALEGKLQATHSAVLSPFDPVVWDRKRAEQLFDFSYRLECYTPAPKRQYGYFVLPLLHKGQLVGRMDAKMHRKTGTLEIIALYLEEGIRVTASLEKGLTSAISEFACWQGARDVTLGRVPDGLFTSCRSGWETGTP
- the ycaR gene encoding protein YcaR, coding for MDHRLLEIIACPVCNGKLYYSQDKQELICKLDSLAFPLRDGIPVLLENEARSLVAEESKP
- the kdsB gene encoding 3-deoxy-manno-octulosonate cytidylyltransferase, which translates into the protein MSFVVIIPARYASTRLPGKPLVDINGKPMIVHVLERARESGADRVIVATDHPDVARAVEAAGGEVCMTRADHQSGTERLAEVVEKCGFSDDTVIVNVQGDEPMIPAVIIRQVAENLAQRQVGMATLAVPIHHAEEAFNPNAVKVVMDAEGYALYFSRATIPWDRDRFALSKETIGDTFLRHIGIYGYRAGFIRRYVTWAPSPLEHIEMLEQLRVLWYGEKIHVAVASEVPGTGVDTPEDLERVRAELR
- a CDS encoding YcbJ family phosphotransferase, with protein sequence MEQLRAELSHLLGEKLSRIECVSEKADTALWSLYDGQGNPMPLMARSFTSPGVARQLAWKMSMLAREGTVRMPTVYGVMTHEEHPGPDVLLIERLRGVPVEAPARTPERWEQLKDQIVEALLAWHRQDSRGLVGPVDSTQENLWPLWYRQRVEVLWGTLNQFNNTGLTMQDKRILFRTRECLPALFDGFNDNCVLIHGNFTLRSMLKDSRSDQLLAMLGPGIMLWAPREYELFRLSDSGAAEGLLWHYLQRAPVAEAFLWRRWLYLLWDEVAQLVNTGRFNRANFDLATKSLLPWLA
- the elyC gene encoding envelope biogenesis factor ElyC — protein: MLFTLKKYFGGMMLPLPLLLIIIALGLALVWFSRFQKSGKTLITLGWFVMLLLSLQPVADGLLRPIENKYPTWQGNQKVAYIVVLGGGYTWDPDWAPSSNLINNSLPRLNEGIRLWLANPGSKMIFTGAAAKTNPVSTAEAGARVAESLGVPRSSIITLDSPKDTEEEAAAVKQAIGDVPFLLVTSASHLPRAMIFFQKQGLHPLPAPANQMAIDAPLNPWERAIPSPAWLMHSDRVGYETLGRLWQWLKGSSGEPGQE
- the cmoM gene encoding tRNA uridine 5-oxyacetic acid(34) methyltransferase CmoM; this encodes MRDRNFDDIAEKFSRNIYGTTKGQLRQTILWQDLDTILATFGGQTLRVLDAGGGEGQTAIKMAERGHHVTLCDLSAEMVARATRAAEEKGVSDNMHFIQCAAQDIAQHLETQVDLILFHAVLEWVADPQSVLQTLWSMLRPGGTLSLMFYNANGFLMHNMVAGNFDYVQVGMPKKKKRTLSPDYPRDPQQVYGWLEAIGWQIVGKTGVRVFHDYLREKHKQRDCFDTLTELETRYCRQEPFISLGRYIHVTAHKPQMQG